The Chryseobacterium indicum genome includes a window with the following:
- a CDS encoding glycoside hydrolase family 43 protein, with translation MRQRIMHSIFLRNKLTLLAAASWLSVSHFSAQTFSDFTYRGNDKIYNDNPLKPDEFYSPILQGCYPDPSITKKGDDYYLVNSSFSMFPGVPIFTSNDLVNWKQVGHVLDRPSQLKVEKGGVSQGIYAPDIKYNKYNDTFYMITTQIAGGVGNMVVKTKDPAKGWSEVQKLNFDGIDPAIFFDDDGKAYIVHNDAPPKGTEQYQGHRVIKMWDYDLEKDQVVAGSDRIIVNGGVDLSQKPIWIEGPHLYKYKGKYYLMCAEGGTGGNHSEVIFMADSPKGPFVPAKNNPILTQRYFPRDRKEKVDWAGHADLVEGPNGQWYGVFLAIRPNVNNRVNKGRETFILPVDWSGTYPVFQNGLVPMKPKLKMPQGVQNQTGQNGFFPNGNFTYNDKLTDKNLDFRWIAMRGPRENFITTTKSGVKVNPMETNIKALAPVSALFHRLQHEDFEASVTLDFKPKSEKELAGITCYQSERFNYVFGITKKDKDFYIVLERTEKGESRLMASEKISLSKTIKFQVTGEKDEISFSYSLDGRNFKNLGGSVSGDILSTDVAGGFTGSLIGLYSTSSNDIVPN, from the coding sequence ATGAGACAGAGAATAATGCATTCGATTTTTTTAAGAAATAAACTTACTTTGTTGGCTGCTGCATCTTGGCTTTCTGTAAGTCATTTTTCTGCACAGACTTTCTCAGATTTTACCTATCGTGGAAACGACAAAATATACAACGACAATCCCCTGAAACCGGACGAATTTTACTCCCCGATTCTTCAGGGCTGTTATCCCGATCCAAGCATTACAAAAAAAGGAGATGACTATTATTTGGTAAATTCCTCTTTCTCAATGTTTCCCGGAGTTCCTATTTTCACTTCCAATGATCTGGTGAACTGGAAGCAGGTCGGTCATGTTCTCGACAGACCTTCCCAACTTAAAGTTGAAAAAGGAGGCGTTTCACAGGGAATTTATGCGCCGGATATCAAATACAATAAATATAACGACACCTTTTATATGATTACCACCCAGATTGCTGGCGGAGTCGGGAATATGGTCGTGAAAACCAAAGATCCTGCAAAAGGATGGAGCGAAGTACAAAAGCTGAATTTTGACGGGATTGATCCTGCTATTTTCTTTGATGATGACGGAAAAGCCTACATCGTTCACAACGATGCACCGCCAAAAGGAACCGAGCAGTATCAAGGTCACCGCGTCATCAAAATGTGGGATTACGATTTGGAAAAAGACCAGGTTGTCGCAGGTTCGGACAGAATTATCGTTAACGGAGGTGTAGACCTTTCCCAAAAACCAATCTGGATTGAAGGCCCTCATTTATACAAATACAAAGGAAAATATTACCTGATGTGTGCAGAAGGCGGAACCGGAGGCAACCATAGCGAAGTGATTTTTATGGCAGATTCTCCAAAAGGTCCGTTTGTTCCGGCTAAAAACAATCCAATTCTTACTCAAAGATACTTTCCAAGAGACAGAAAAGAAAAAGTAGATTGGGCAGGTCATGCAGATTTGGTGGAAGGTCCTAACGGACAATGGTACGGCGTATTTTTAGCCATTCGCCCTAATGTCAATAATCGGGTGAATAAAGGCAGGGAAACCTTCATTCTTCCTGTTGACTGGAGCGGAACATATCCTGTATTCCAAAACGGTTTGGTTCCGATGAAACCGAAACTGAAAATGCCACAAGGCGTTCAGAATCAGACCGGACAAAACGGATTTTTCCCGAATGGAAATTTTACCTATAATGATAAATTAACCGATAAAAATCTGGATTTCCGTTGGATTGCAATGCGTGGACCGCGCGAAAATTTTATCACCACTACAAAATCAGGTGTAAAAGTGAATCCTATGGAGACAAATATCAAAGCTTTAGCCCCTGTTTCTGCATTATTCCACCGATTGCAGCACGAAGATTTTGAAGCTTCCGTAACGCTTGATTTTAAACCTAAATCCGAAAAAGAACTGGCAGGAATTACTTGCTACCAAAGTGAAAGATTCAACTATGTTTTCGGAATCACGAAAAAAGACAAAGATTTCTACATTGTTTTGGAAAGAACAGAAAAAGGGGAATCCAGACTGATGGCAAGCGAAAAAATTTCACTTTCAAAGACTATTAAATTTCAGGTAACAGGAGAAAAAGATGAAATCAGCTTCAGCTATTCTTTGGATGGCAGAAACTTTAAAAATCTTGGCGGTTCGGTTTCGGGAGACATTCTTTCTACCGATGTGGCAGGCGGATTTACAGGAAGCCTGATTGGATTATACAGTACTTCCTCCAATGATATTGTGCCGAATTAA
- a CDS encoding MFS transporter, with product MQIPKTNLRWWMLSLVFLATTINYLDRQVMGLLKPTLETEFHWDEKDYSYIVMAFTATYALGYLAMGRFIDRVGTKMGYAVSLIVWSLASIGHGFVKSTVGFIVARMSLGLSEAGNFPAAIKSVAEWFPKKERALATGIFNSGATVGAILAPVLVPFILGHYGWQQTFVWIGALGLLWIILWWKFYHTPEKSKLLSQKELQYIKSDQQTPSESQEKIPLSELLKYKVTWSFAIGKIMTDPIWYFFMFWLPAYFSDVFKMDLTKPSIPLIVIYSGTTIGSIGGGYLSSFLIKKGWAIGRARSIVMLLFALMVVPVMFSKYVENMWIITIIIAFATAAHQGWGANLMTTVGDRLPNSHVSSVIGFGGMLGSAAGIIFPLFIGVVLDTFKKSGNINGGYNIIFFIAGISYVAAWLIIKMINRKSSGKELNKKQL from the coding sequence ATGCAGATACCTAAAACGAATCTCAGATGGTGGATGCTGTCCTTGGTTTTCCTCGCTACAACCATCAATTATCTTGATCGTCAGGTGATGGGATTGCTGAAACCAACATTAGAAACCGAATTTCATTGGGACGAAAAAGATTACAGCTATATTGTGATGGCTTTTACCGCAACATATGCATTAGGTTATCTGGCAATGGGACGTTTTATTGACAGAGTGGGAACCAAAATGGGTTATGCGGTTTCTTTAATTGTATGGAGTCTTGCATCTATAGGACATGGTTTTGTGAAGAGTACAGTAGGATTTATTGTTGCAAGAATGTCTTTAGGTCTAAGCGAAGCCGGAAATTTTCCTGCGGCTATAAAATCTGTTGCAGAGTGGTTCCCGAAAAAAGAGAGGGCTTTGGCAACAGGAATTTTTAATTCGGGAGCAACGGTCGGGGCAATTCTTGCTCCTGTTCTTGTTCCTTTTATTCTGGGGCATTACGGATGGCAGCAGACTTTTGTCTGGATTGGTGCATTGGGTTTATTATGGATTATTCTTTGGTGGAAATTCTATCACACACCGGAAAAATCGAAGCTTTTAAGTCAGAAAGAACTCCAGTACATCAAAAGTGACCAGCAGACACCGTCAGAATCTCAGGAAAAAATTCCTCTGTCAGAATTATTGAAATATAAAGTAACATGGTCATTTGCCATCGGGAAAATAATGACAGACCCCATCTGGTATTTCTTCATGTTTTGGCTGCCCGCTTATTTTTCCGATGTTTTCAAAATGGATTTAACCAAACCTTCTATTCCATTAATCGTTATTTACAGCGGAACCACCATCGGAAGCATTGGCGGCGGTTATTTGTCATCTTTTTTAATTAAAAAAGGCTGGGCAATCGGAAGAGCGAGAAGCATCGTGATGCTGTTGTTTGCATTAATGGTGGTACCGGTAATGTTTTCAAAATATGTAGAAAATATGTGGATAATAACCATTATTATTGCGTTTGCAACTGCTGCGCATCAAGGCTGGGGAGCGAATCTCATGACAACTGTTGGCGACAGATTACCCAATAGCCATGTAAGTTCCGTGATCGGATTTGGCGGAATGCTAGGTTCGGCGGCAGGAATCATTTTCCCTCTGTTCATTGGTGTTGTTCTGGATACATTCAAAAAATCAGGAAATATTAACGGAGGATATAACATCATTTTCTTTATTGCAGGAATCTCTTATGTTGCCGCATGGCTGATCATTAAAATGATTAATAGGAAATCTTCAGGCAAAGAATTGAATAAAAAACAGCTTTGA
- a CDS encoding bifunctional 4-hydroxy-2-oxoglutarate aldolase/2-dehydro-3-deoxy-phosphogluconate aldolase, producing MSSTIIQKIKDQKIVPLFYNESFDVSKSIVKTLYEAGIRVVEYTNRGASALENFRKLKELSVTEFPELFLGIGTVKNAAEMNEYVNAGADFIITPVIDDSIVKNASERNVLLIPGCFTPSDVNLAYQNGLRMVKIFPADVVGKKYIRSILPVFPEMEFMLTGGISSDPEDIMSWLEGGTVAVGLGSSLINPNLSSEELKDKVKKLLIQLK from the coding sequence ATGAGTTCAACAATCATACAGAAAATAAAAGACCAGAAGATCGTTCCATTGTTTTACAATGAATCTTTCGACGTTTCAAAATCCATTGTAAAAACGCTTTATGAAGCGGGAATCCGCGTTGTAGAATACACCAATCGTGGAGCATCTGCATTAGAGAATTTCAGAAAACTGAAAGAACTTTCAGTGACAGAATTTCCGGAACTTTTCTTAGGAATAGGAACTGTAAAAAATGCAGCAGAGATGAATGAATATGTAAATGCGGGTGCAGACTTTATCATTACACCGGTGATTGATGACTCCATCGTGAAAAATGCTTCGGAAAGAAATGTTTTATTGATTCCGGGATGTTTTACACCGTCAGACGTAAATCTGGCTTATCAAAACGGGCTTAGAATGGTAAAAATATTTCCTGCGGATGTCGTAGGGAAAAAATATATCAGATCAATCCTTCCTGTTTTCCCTGAAATGGAATTTATGCTGACCGGCGGAATCAGCTCTGATCCGGAAGATATTATGAGCTGGCTGGAAGGCGGAACCGTTGCGGTAGGACTCGGAAGTTCTCTGATTAATCCCAATCTTTCTTCCGAAGAATTAAAGGATAAGGTTAAAAAATTATTAATTCAATTAAAATAA
- a CDS encoding sugar kinase: MNKGNSNKILCFGELLLHFAPDSHGNWLENQSVKIYTGGAEYNVASALSKWGSKVSLYSALPENYLGDQLELKLNQEKIEILAEKSTGRLGTFYLPFDGDMQNAKVIYDRFPSVFSESDFSGFSDDELFEDVTWLHISTITPALSDNAFQKCFDLMKKANARNIKVSLDLNYRASLWQNQNPFDKISKLMPFVNVLMGNIWSIQAFLDISIQYELNGNFDDENLVKQAEKSALEIQKSYPNVESIANTFRFTKGDEVHYFATLYSEGKLFISEHYYSDKILERVGSGDSFMAALIHGIIKGNTNQKILDDAVKVAFKKLFVQGDTINETINIENL; this comes from the coding sequence ATGAATAAGGGAAATTCAAATAAAATTTTATGCTTCGGAGAACTGCTTTTGCACTTTGCTCCGGATTCTCATGGAAATTGGCTGGAAAATCAGTCCGTCAAAATTTATACAGGCGGAGCTGAATATAATGTGGCTTCCGCTCTTTCTAAATGGGGAAGTAAAGTTTCTCTATATTCTGCATTACCGGAAAATTATCTGGGCGATCAGCTGGAATTAAAATTAAATCAGGAAAAAATAGAAATCCTCGCAGAAAAATCAACAGGCAGACTGGGAACTTTTTACCTTCCTTTTGATGGCGATATGCAGAATGCCAAAGTAATCTACGACCGTTTTCCTTCGGTTTTTTCAGAATCAGACTTTTCAGGATTTTCCGATGATGAACTTTTTGAGGATGTAACCTGGCTTCATATAAGCACAATCACACCGGCTTTGAGCGATAATGCTTTTCAAAAATGTTTTGATTTGATGAAGAAAGCCAATGCCCGGAATATCAAAGTTTCTCTGGATCTGAATTACCGTGCTTCTCTTTGGCAGAATCAGAATCCTTTTGATAAAATCTCAAAGCTGATGCCGTTTGTGAATGTTTTAATGGGAAATATATGGTCAATTCAGGCGTTTCTGGACATTTCAATCCAATACGAATTGAATGGAAATTTTGATGATGAAAATCTTGTAAAACAGGCTGAAAAATCAGCTTTGGAAATTCAGAAATCTTATCCCAATGTAGAAAGCATTGCCAATACTTTCAGATTCACAAAAGGTGACGAAGTTCATTATTTTGCAACCCTGTATTCCGAAGGGAAATTATTCATTTCCGAACATTACTATTCTGATAAAATTCTGGAAAGAGTAGGAAGCGGAGATTCTTTCATGGCGGCTCTGATTCACGGAATCATCAAAGGAAATACGAACCAGAAAATTCTGGATGACGCTGTAAAAGTAGCCTTTAAAAAACTTTTTGTACAGGGCGACACCATCAACGAAACGATTAATATCGAAAATTTATGA
- the uxaC gene encoding glucuronate isomerase: MSHFIKNKDVFGDSFLLGSAKAENLYFGYAEGMPIIDYHNHLEPDVISHNRNFCSPTSIWLDGDHYKWRAMRNFGIDEHFISGKAADGEKFLKWAETVPYTLRNPLFHWTHLELKNTFGIKEYLSGKNAADVYSSMQDSLQKPDSTPQNLLRNYKVEALCTTDDPSDELDHHKKLRAGNFSTNVLPSFRPDIYINIIDPESYIFNLKKLEKASGINISSVSDLLNALQSRINYFDEVGAKVSDHGFEYFPDTTKWSSDLEKEFSEFLKGNKPAFSNPDALCGFLLKELCKMYSDKGWVQQFHVGATRNNNSLMLKSIGANTGFDAIGEQYFAQRMSILFDELNSEDKLSKTIIYNLNPAYNEVLASLAGNFNQSGIRSKIQFGAAWWFLDQLDGMQKQMNTLSNIGLISTFVGMLTDSRSFLSFSRHEYFRRLLCNIFGREMEEGLLPDDEKWVGAIIQDICYYNAKNYFNF, from the coding sequence ATGAGTCATTTCATTAAAAATAAAGACGTTTTCGGAGATTCGTTTTTGTTGGGATCAGCAAAAGCAGAGAACCTCTATTTTGGCTATGCGGAAGGAATGCCCATCATCGATTATCACAATCATTTGGAACCTGATGTCATTTCACATAACCGGAATTTCTGTTCTCCTACCTCAATCTGGCTGGATGGCGACCATTACAAATGGCGCGCGATGCGGAATTTCGGGATTGATGAACATTTCATTTCCGGAAAAGCAGCCGATGGGGAAAAATTCCTTAAATGGGCAGAAACCGTTCCTTATACGCTTCGGAATCCGCTATTTCACTGGACTCATCTTGAGCTAAAAAATACTTTTGGAATTAAGGAATATTTGTCCGGTAAAAATGCGGCAGATGTTTACAGCTCAATGCAGGATTCCTTACAGAAACCCGATTCTACACCACAGAATTTGCTCAGAAATTATAAAGTGGAAGCACTTTGTACAACAGATGATCCTTCGGATGAGCTGGATCATCATAAAAAATTAAGAGCAGGTAATTTCAGTACAAACGTTCTGCCGAGTTTCCGGCCGGATATTTACATTAATATTATTGACCCCGAATCGTATATTTTCAACCTTAAAAAATTGGAAAAAGCTTCCGGAATCAATATCAGTTCAGTGTCCGATTTATTGAATGCACTTCAGTCAAGAATCAATTATTTTGATGAGGTTGGAGCTAAAGTTTCAGACCATGGATTTGAATATTTTCCGGATACAACGAAATGGAGCTCAGATCTGGAAAAAGAGTTTTCAGAATTTCTGAAAGGCAACAAACCTGCATTTTCCAATCCGGATGCGCTTTGCGGATTTCTTCTGAAAGAACTTTGCAAAATGTATTCTGATAAAGGCTGGGTTCAGCAGTTCCACGTAGGGGCAACAAGAAATAACAATTCCCTCATGCTGAAAAGTATTGGCGCCAATACAGGTTTCGATGCAATCGGAGAGCAGTATTTTGCTCAAAGAATGAGTATTCTTTTTGATGAACTCAATTCCGAAGACAAACTTTCAAAGACGATTATTTACAATTTAAATCCGGCTTATAATGAAGTTCTGGCTTCTCTTGCAGGCAATTTCAACCAATCCGGAATCCGCTCAAAAATACAATTTGGTGCTGCATGGTGGTTTCTGGATCAGTTGGATGGAATGCAGAAGCAGATGAACACCCTTTCGAATATAGGATTAATAAGCACATTTGTCGGAATGCTCACCGACTCCAGAAGCTTCCTTTCGTTTTCCAGACATGAATATTTTAGGAGATTGCTTTGTAACATATTCGGAAGAGAAATGGAAGAAGGACTTCTTCCCGATGACGAAAAATGGGTTGGAGCGATAATTCAGGATATCTGTTACTACAACGCCAAAAATTATTTCAATTTTTAA
- a CDS encoding SDR family oxidoreductase translates to MNEIFSIKDKVAVITGASGVLGGSLAKSFIEAGAKVVMLGRNHETLQSRVKELAGSEDHAFAVEANVMNIESLENASEKIIEKYGKIDILLNIAGGNIPSATLSPEQSFFDMNIRGWDEVTALNINGTVYPSYVFGKIMAEQKSGSIVNISSMAAYSAITRVAGYSAAKSAITNFTQWLASDLALKFGDKIRVNAVAPGFFIGDQNRAILLNPDGSLTDRSKKVIAKTPMQRFGEVEELNGTVQFLCSDAASFITGALIPVDGGFSAFSGV, encoded by the coding sequence ATGAACGAAATATTCAGTATAAAAGATAAAGTCGCAGTCATTACAGGAGCTTCCGGCGTTTTGGGAGGAAGCCTTGCCAAAAGTTTTATCGAAGCCGGTGCAAAAGTGGTGATGTTAGGAAGAAATCACGAAACACTGCAGTCCCGTGTAAAGGAACTTGCAGGTTCAGAAGATCATGCATTTGCCGTGGAAGCCAATGTAATGAACATTGAAAGTCTGGAAAATGCATCAGAAAAAATCATCGAAAAATATGGTAAAATAGATATTTTGCTGAACATCGCCGGAGGAAATATTCCTTCAGCAACACTATCTCCCGAACAATCATTTTTCGACATGAACATCAGAGGATGGGATGAGGTTACCGCTCTTAATATCAACGGAACCGTTTATCCGAGCTATGTTTTCGGGAAAATAATGGCGGAACAGAAAAGCGGAAGCATTGTTAATATTTCATCAATGGCAGCCTATTCTGCAATTACAAGAGTCGCAGGATATTCGGCGGCAAAATCCGCAATTACCAATTTCACCCAATGGCTGGCTTCCGATCTGGCTTTAAAATTCGGAGATAAAATCCGTGTAAATGCAGTAGCGCCGGGATTTTTCATCGGAGATCAGAACCGTGCTATTTTACTCAATCCTGACGGATCTTTAACGGACAGAAGCAAAAAAGTAATTGCCAAAACACCCATGCAGAGATTCGGGGAAGTGGAGGAGTTAAACGGAACTGTACAGTTTCTCTGTTCAGATGCTGCAAGCTTCATTACCGGAGCTTTGATTCCAGTTGACGGAGGTTTTAGTGCTTTCAGCGGAGTTTAA
- the uxuA gene encoding mannonate dehydratase: MEKTWRWFGKNDKIKLQTLLQIGVEGIVSALHDIPNGEIWSLEAVNDYKNYIESHGLRWSVVESLPVSEAIKYGGEDRDFLIENYIKSLENLGKAGITTVCYNFMPVLDWARTDLFHEWEDGSSSLYFNKARFAYFEIHILKREGAEKDYSEEILQKVEELKNTLTEKDNHDLIDSVIVKTQGFVNGNIREGELNPVEKFNNLLALYDGIDKNQLRENLKYFLEKIMPVCEEWNIHMCVHPDDPPFALLGLPRIVTNEEDIDWFLNAVDNPHNGLTFCAGSLSANLQNDVPKLAHKFAHRTKFVHLRSTNVFENGDFIEAHHLSGRGKLIDVIKVFEKENPDLPMRIDHGRLLSEDTDKGYNPGYSFLGRMLALGQIEGVMVAVQNEMNKKL; this comes from the coding sequence ATGGAAAAAACATGGCGTTGGTTTGGGAAAAACGATAAAATTAAATTACAAACCCTTTTACAAATTGGTGTAGAAGGTATTGTTTCGGCATTACACGATATTCCTAACGGAGAAATCTGGAGCTTAGAGGCTGTTAACGATTATAAAAATTATATAGAAAGTCACGGTCTTCGCTGGTCTGTTGTGGAGAGTCTTCCCGTAAGCGAAGCGATCAAATACGGAGGAGAAGACCGTGATTTTTTAATAGAAAATTATATTAAAAGTCTCGAAAACTTAGGAAAAGCAGGGATAACTACGGTTTGCTACAATTTTATGCCGGTTTTAGACTGGGCAAGAACAGATCTTTTCCACGAGTGGGAAGACGGTTCATCATCATTGTATTTTAACAAAGCAAGATTTGCTTATTTTGAAATTCATATTCTTAAAAGAGAGGGAGCAGAAAAAGACTACAGTGAGGAAATTCTTCAAAAAGTTGAAGAACTTAAAAATACACTCACAGAAAAAGATAACCATGATCTGATCGATTCAGTTATTGTGAAAACACAGGGATTCGTTAACGGAAACATAAGAGAAGGCGAATTAAATCCCGTAGAAAAGTTCAACAATTTACTGGCTTTATATGATGGGATTGATAAAAATCAGCTTCGCGAAAACCTGAAATATTTCCTCGAAAAAATAATGCCGGTTTGTGAAGAATGGAATATCCACATGTGTGTTCATCCCGATGATCCGCCTTTCGCACTACTAGGTTTGCCAAGAATTGTCACCAACGAAGAAGACATAGACTGGTTTCTGAATGCAGTAGACAATCCCCATAACGGACTCACTTTCTGCGCAGGTTCGCTTAGTGCCAATCTACAAAATGATGTTCCGAAACTGGCTCATAAATTTGCTCACAGAACAAAATTTGTTCATCTCAGAAGCACCAATGTTTTTGAAAACGGAGACTTTATTGAAGCGCACCATCTAAGTGGAAGAGGAAAATTAATTGATGTAATAAAAGTGTTCGAAAAAGAAAATCCCGATCTGCCCATGAGAATTGATCACGGAAGATTATTGTCGGAAGATACAGATAAAGGCTATAATCCGGGATATTCTTTCTTGGGAAGGATGCTGGCTTTAGGACAGATAGAAGGAGTAATGGTAGCCGTACAAAATGAAATGAATAAAAAACTTTAA
- a CDS encoding RagB/SusD family nutrient uptake outer membrane protein, producing the protein MIKFNKKIVLGAFFFSLCLSSCNEILDEQPRSNYTVDYFNTPDGVTAGVTSLYRSLRLLYGNGYFMSNCQNGTDESTFAQSADGNFKELDFSGNGNVTPSSFPPSMIWGSVFPSINTANGIVERGPQFGVAESLISEARFFRAFDYFMLVQTYGGVPLDLGAGELALNTNAITTSKRNTVPEVYTRGIFPDLRKAIDNLPASPRVTGGVTKNVARLFLAKAYLTYGWWLQNPNSIPTYPDAPRTDPDGHNAQWYFQQAYDTAMQGITTPGPYALQPTFYDVNVGSNDRNNECMLYADHTQASAFYNESDPVGFGSGWAPDNFAAWMQTWNYTNLKSSSSATTFTAVSSVQRAATQSLGRPWVRMAPPIGVIQNTFADKTTDSRYDGTFVTTYRGNWDKAGVTNPVLYNANNLPVQPGGAILSFLNDDSQTPTYPSGAGQNGVGAGTLPGRADWVVAPNGISRIVYPGLWKIGTYRTDDPNGLGYPNAGLTRPFNVAKFSEFYFIAAEAAVKGASGSMTARDLINVIRARAGKWKFNNAQNTTYIADNSAAMTAATPSVITIDYILAERSREYYGEFYRWYDLVRTQKWGEYAATYKIGGTAYGNHTPQTVTRNIQPFHYLRPIPQGQIDAMSGATADEKAKYQNPGY; encoded by the coding sequence ATGATCAAGTTTAATAAAAAAATAGTTTTAGGAGCGTTTTTCTTCTCGCTTTGCTTATCCAGTTGTAATGAAATTCTGGACGAACAGCCAAGATCTAACTATACGGTGGATTATTTTAATACGCCGGATGGGGTAACAGCAGGGGTTACATCTTTATACAGAAGTTTGCGTTTATTGTATGGTAACGGCTACTTCATGAGTAACTGCCAGAACGGTACCGACGAATCTACTTTTGCACAGAGTGCAGACGGAAACTTTAAAGAATTGGACTTTTCAGGAAATGGTAACGTTACACCATCTTCTTTTCCTCCGAGTATGATTTGGGGATCTGTATTCCCTTCTATTAATACCGCAAACGGAATTGTAGAAAGAGGTCCGCAGTTTGGCGTGGCAGAATCATTAATTTCCGAAGCAAGATTCTTCAGAGCATTTGATTACTTTATGCTGGTTCAGACGTATGGAGGAGTTCCGTTAGATTTGGGAGCAGGAGAACTTGCACTGAATACAAATGCGATAACAACTTCTAAAAGAAATACCGTTCCTGAAGTTTACACCAGAGGAATTTTTCCTGATCTTAGAAAAGCAATAGATAATTTACCTGCTTCACCAAGAGTAACGGGAGGAGTAACGAAAAATGTTGCAAGATTATTTTTAGCAAAAGCCTACCTTACATACGGATGGTGGCTGCAGAATCCAAACAGCATTCCAACGTATCCGGACGCTCCAAGAACCGATCCGGATGGTCATAATGCACAATGGTATTTCCAGCAGGCTTATGATACCGCTATGCAGGGAATAACTACTCCTGGTCCATATGCTTTACAGCCTACATTTTATGATGTAAATGTAGGATCAAACGACAGAAACAACGAATGTATGCTGTATGCAGATCATACTCAGGCTAGTGCATTTTATAACGAATCAGATCCTGTAGGTTTTGGTTCAGGATGGGCTCCTGATAACTTCGCTGCGTGGATGCAGACATGGAACTACACCAACCTGAAGAGCAGCTCCTCCGCAACAACCTTTACTGCTGTAAGTTCTGTACAGCGTGCTGCAACACAATCTTTAGGTCGTCCATGGGTTCGTATGGCTCCTCCGATTGGCGTTATTCAGAATACATTTGCTGATAAAACTACCGATTCAAGATATGACGGTACTTTTGTTACGACTTACAGAGGTAATTGGGACAAAGCAGGTGTTACAAACCCTGTTCTGTATAATGCCAATAATTTACCTGTACAGCCGGGAGGAGCGATTCTGAGCTTCCTTAACGATGATTCCCAAACGCCAACTTATCCTTCAGGAGCAGGGCAGAACGGTGTGGGCGCAGGTACATTGCCGGGAAGAGCAGATTGGGTAGTTGCACCCAACGGAATCAGCAGAATCGTTTATCCGGGATTGTGGAAAATCGGTACGTACCGTACGGATGATCCAAATGGATTAGGATATCCAAATGCAGGTTTAACAAGACCTTTCAATGTCGCAAAATTCTCTGAGTTCTATTTTATCGCGGCAGAAGCAGCCGTAAAAGGAGCTTCAGGTTCTATGACGGCGAGAGATTTAATTAACGTAATCCGTGCAAGAGCAGGAAAATGGAAATTTAATAACGCTCAAAATACAACGTACATTGCAGATAATAGTGCCGCAATGACTGCTGCAACGCCTTCTGTAATTACTATTGATTATATTCTGGCAGAAAGATCCCGTGAATATTACGGAGAATTCTACAGATGGTACGATTTGGTGCGTACACAGAAGTGGGGCGAATATGCAGCTACTTATAAAATAGGAGGTACTGCTTATGGAAACCATACACCGCAGACCGTAACACGTAATATTCAGCCGTTCCATTATCTGAGACCGATTCCGCAGGGACAAATCGATGCAATGAGTGGTGCAACTGCTGATGAAAAAGCAAAATACCAGAATCCTGGTTATTAA